The Drosophila sechellia strain sech25 chromosome 2L, ASM438219v1, whole genome shotgun sequence region CAGCCTATAATAAAACTTTCAGCTCCCGGACATTGTGCTCTAAAAATTTACTGGATCTCACACTACACCACGTCGGTACTATCCATGTTGATTACCACCGTCTTCTGGGCAGCGCTATCATCAAGTGAGCATAGGTCTTAAAATCCATATTACCCCATTTTAAAACCTTTTTAATCTCTCTTAGCCATGCCAGAAGTGGCAGGTGAGCTTTACAACTTGTGGTGCCATGCATTCAACTCGATCTGCATGGTCTTCGATTGCTTTATGGTGGCTTATCCTAACCGTCTTATGCACTTTGTGTATCCCTTTTCGGTGGTGCTTATATTCCTGGTGCATTCTCTTATTTACTATTGGGCCGGCGGAACCGACATGTAAGTAAAGCTATGCAATCTTATCCAACTTTTAGTTTAATATTACTTTTGCAGCGACGGTAATCGTTTTATCTACTTCGCCTTGGATTGGGCTCGACCTGGTCTGGCCATTGGATTCGTTTGCGCCAGTTTGGCATTGATATGTTGCTTTTCCCTCGTGGCCTTTGGAATTTACAGGTTACGGATGTCAATGTACAACTGTTGTGGCAAAAGGAAGGAGGAAGCACCAGCCTTAAAAGCTACGCCCAATGAATCATCTCCAACTGTTTAGGATAAATTCTAGCAAATTTAATAATCATCATCGAATTGGAAATAGCAGTACTTAGGCCATTTTCTGGACCACAGCGAACTGCAGCGATTGGATTTGGTTGGACCATTTTTCCAGGGCATTGTACCGCGAGGCACTGCTGTTGATCTTGTCCAGCTGCAGCACCTGATTCACCTGGTCGATGCGCCCCTTGATTGTGCTGGTTATGAA contains the following coding sequences:
- the LOC6611773 gene encoding protein rolling stone, with the translated sequence MVDANTESCCQPLKEEFQRSKFSLHHEDPGVFCRSQWQNGERNLIWVLYRWALAAFFAAGVIGSMMQDFNGGRWFIFLTDWGFTLCLFTCTYGAVIATIYYFNQSYFAPGHCALKIYWISHYTTSVLSMLITTVFWAALSSTMPEVAGELYNLWCHAFNSICMVFDCFMVAYPNRLMHFVYPFSVVLIFLVHSLIYYWAGGTDIDGNRFIYFALDWARPGLAIGFVCASLALICCFSLVAFGIYRLRMSMYNCCGKRKEEAPALKATPNESSPTV